A region of Paenibacillus thiaminolyticus DNA encodes the following proteins:
- a CDS encoding polysaccharide pyruvyl transferase family protein, translating into MDNILLLDTSVGSLNKGDEIIMKCVRRQLSGITSQANVFTVPTHLSPFGWFQVMRDSLRVQFYTRAKYKFVGGTNLLTMDMFTHFPQWNINVFNYRPLQGSILLGVGAGKGEKIKRYTKMLYRKVLSHEYVHSVRDERTWRFVTDLGLKALNTGCPTMWALTPEHCQDIPKGKSDAVVFTLTDYARAPRQDQLLIDLLIRSYRKVYFWVQGADDYAYFHTLSNTASIHVIPPSLEEYEAVLSTDVDFVGTRLHAGIYAMRHKKRSIIIAVDERARGMSETYALNTVDRTDLAGLEAMIHSEFATNVRMNLEAIQAWLDQFKQR; encoded by the coding sequence ATGGATAACATCCTGCTGCTCGACACCTCAGTCGGTTCCTTGAATAAAGGGGATGAAATCATCATGAAATGCGTGAGGCGCCAATTGTCTGGTATTACGAGCCAGGCCAATGTGTTTACCGTGCCCACACATCTTTCCCCCTTCGGCTGGTTCCAGGTGATGCGAGATTCATTACGTGTTCAATTCTATACAAGAGCCAAATACAAGTTTGTCGGCGGAACGAATCTATTGACCATGGACATGTTCACCCATTTCCCGCAATGGAATATTAATGTGTTTAATTATCGTCCGTTACAAGGCAGCATTCTCCTGGGGGTGGGGGCGGGCAAAGGAGAAAAAATAAAACGGTACACGAAAATGCTGTACCGCAAGGTGTTGTCCCATGAATATGTGCATAGCGTTCGAGATGAACGAACCTGGAGATTCGTCACGGATTTGGGGCTCAAGGCGTTAAATACGGGATGTCCGACGATGTGGGCGTTAACGCCCGAGCATTGCCAGGATATTCCCAAGGGGAAATCGGATGCCGTCGTGTTTACGTTGACAGATTACGCAAGAGCGCCCCGTCAAGATCAGCTACTGATCGATCTTCTGATTAGAAGCTACAGGAAAGTATATTTCTGGGTTCAGGGAGCCGATGATTATGCGTATTTTCATACGTTATCGAATACCGCAAGCATTCACGTCATTCCTCCTTCGCTGGAAGAATATGAAGCTGTGCTCAGCACGGATGTCGACTTTGTAGGCACGCGCCTGCACGCCGGAATTTATGCGATGCGTCACAAGAAACGTTCCATCATTATTGCGGTTGACGAACGGGCCAGAGGAATGAGTGAGACATACGCCCTGAATACCGTTGACCGTACGGATCTCGCCGGCCTTGAAGCCATGATCCATTCGGAATTCGCGACGAATGTCCGGATGAACCTGGAGGCCATCCAAGCGTGGTTGGATCAGTTCAAGCAGCGGTAA
- a CDS encoding peptidase, which yields MIQLTREQIKVNHNRVDYFFQVDPRLQKYFRASNHLFMKYNYDISGLPASILSIPFAANMMPLAWLTDATLYVDELDRSFYDCLAELKQAYQEMFPHFPLKGQIKVGQVSSYHYQPEHEAAVLFSGGLDALTTYIRHRDKKPLLITEYGWHEGDCTDSEVWTADREHAEAFARKEGLSNILVESNYGTFVYPQRIDRDFRRPLGDTWWHGLHHGLAIISAAVPAACLLQVKTVYIASSHTIGNTYSCASDPSTDNLIRYGAGDVFHDGYELSRQDKVKVVVDHYAAANDKTAVRVCYRNTENCCQCEKCVRTIMGIAAEGHDPNDYGFPVPDELSGFLKRFLKREVKFFTNIQIERLWKPIQERMRENPDNVKDQDLLSWFPEYDFVAQRRKERFRYRVTQFFPIIRRKVRTGLQQIRETR from the coding sequence ATGATACAACTGACGCGGGAACAAATCAAAGTAAATCATAACCGTGTGGACTATTTTTTTCAGGTGGACCCCAGGCTTCAAAAATACTTCAGAGCAAGCAATCATTTATTCATGAAATATAACTATGATATCTCGGGTCTTCCAGCAAGCATATTGTCGATTCCGTTTGCGGCGAACATGATGCCGCTCGCGTGGCTTACGGATGCGACGCTGTACGTCGACGAACTGGATCGTTCCTTCTATGACTGTCTTGCGGAACTGAAGCAGGCATATCAGGAGATGTTCCCCCATTTCCCGCTCAAGGGGCAAATCAAGGTCGGGCAGGTTTCTTCCTATCATTATCAACCGGAGCATGAAGCTGCCGTGCTATTTAGCGGGGGATTGGACGCATTGACGACCTATATCCGTCACCGGGATAAGAAGCCTTTGCTCATTACGGAGTACGGATGGCATGAAGGGGACTGTACAGACAGCGAGGTATGGACGGCAGACCGTGAGCATGCGGAAGCTTTTGCCCGCAAGGAAGGGCTCTCCAATATCCTGGTGGAGTCCAACTACGGCACCTTCGTCTATCCTCAGCGAATCGACCGGGATTTCCGGCGCCCGCTGGGGGACACCTGGTGGCATGGACTGCATCACGGTCTGGCGATTATATCGGCTGCGGTTCCTGCAGCCTGCTTGTTACAGGTGAAAACGGTTTACATTGCGAGCTCGCATACGATCGGCAACACGTATTCATGTGCTTCCGACCCATCGACGGACAATCTGATTCGTTACGGAGCGGGCGATGTGTTCCATGACGGATACGAGCTGTCCCGGCAGGATAAAGTCAAAGTGGTTGTGGATCACTATGCCGCTGCCAATGACAAGACCGCCGTCCGGGTATGCTATCGCAACACAGAAAACTGCTGCCAATGCGAGAAGTGCGTAAGAACGATCATGGGGATTGCGGCAGAGGGCCATGACCCGAATGACTACGGTTTTCCGGTGCCTGATGAGCTCTCCGGTTTTCTGAAGCGGTTTTTGAAGCGGGAGGTCAAGTTTTTCACGAATATCCAAATCGAACGGTTATGGAAGCCGATCCAGGAGCGCATGCGGGAGAACCCTGACAACGTGAAGGATCAGGATCTGCTGTCTTGGTTTCCGGAGTACGATTTTGTGGCCCAGCGAAGAAAAGAACGGTTCCGCTACCGTGTAACGCAATTTTTCCCAATCATTAGAAGGAAAGTGAGAACGGGTTTGCAGCAAATCCGTGAAACCAGGTAA
- a CDS encoding lipopolysaccharide biosynthesis protein, with amino-acid sequence MRIRNSLYNIFFGLLGQAISTIMGFVVRTVFIWTLGVEYLGVSGLFSDVLMLLSLANLGFETAIIYSLYQPLADRDEARIKAFMHLFRKAYLFIGMLVLVLGLSLIPFLDVFIQGETTVSHIEVIYVLFLLNSVSTYFFAYKQAIIVADQQQHVISRIHSVYVIAMNTIQIIVLLCSKNYILFLVIQIGMSVLRNKYISRVADRKYEFLREPVSTPLDKGEKKTFFQNLRSLLMYKVSGVVINGTDNLIIANLFGVIWVGLYSNYYLILTTLTTFVSYFFYSLTASVGNLNATEDKEKKFFFYRVLRLANFWVFGLSAVCLWNLLDPVIILWLGGSFVLGKETLLAILLNFYTTGMQNASTMFRDTTGMFRRGRYSPLIAAAMNIGLSITLARFIGMPGVFLGTVISRLLTYFWVDPYLLHKHVFLQPLRPYFTRYALHAVLVLLAASLCGWLAGLLTLPLLWDIAVRVLLCLSVTNLIFYVCFRKSSEFIYLTNIAKANMGKLPILTKFNPVIRREETR; translated from the coding sequence ATGAGAATTCGAAATTCGCTTTATAACATTTTTTTTGGTCTGCTGGGGCAAGCCATTAGCACCATAATGGGTTTTGTCGTTAGAACGGTTTTTATATGGACACTTGGCGTTGAGTATCTGGGAGTGAGCGGCTTGTTTTCCGATGTGCTCATGCTCCTGTCTCTAGCCAATCTCGGTTTTGAGACGGCCATCATTTACAGCTTGTATCAACCTCTTGCCGATCGGGACGAGGCCAGGATAAAAGCTTTTATGCATTTATTTCGAAAAGCCTATCTGTTCATAGGTATGCTTGTGCTCGTGCTGGGGCTTTCCCTGATTCCTTTTCTTGATGTTTTCATTCAGGGGGAAACGACGGTTTCTCATATCGAAGTCATCTATGTGTTATTTCTGCTCAATTCCGTGTCTACCTACTTCTTCGCTTACAAACAGGCCATCATTGTGGCCGACCAGCAGCAGCATGTGATATCGCGAATCCATAGTGTGTATGTGATTGCCATGAACACGATCCAGATCATCGTGCTTCTCTGTTCGAAAAACTACATTCTATTCCTTGTGATCCAAATTGGAATGAGCGTTCTTAGAAACAAGTATATTTCCCGTGTGGCAGACCGAAAGTACGAATTCCTGAGGGAGCCGGTCAGCACTCCTTTGGACAAAGGAGAGAAGAAGACCTTTTTTCAGAACCTGCGCTCCCTGCTTATGTACAAAGTGAGCGGCGTTGTCATCAATGGGACGGATAATCTGATTATTGCCAACCTATTTGGCGTCATATGGGTCGGATTGTATTCCAATTATTATTTGATTCTGACAACCTTAACTACATTTGTGAGCTATTTCTTCTATTCTCTAACGGCCAGCGTGGGGAATTTGAACGCTACGGAGGATAAGGAGAAGAAGTTTTTCTTCTATCGTGTGTTACGCTTGGCCAATTTTTGGGTGTTCGGGCTTAGTGCCGTATGTTTGTGGAATTTGCTTGATCCCGTGATTATTTTATGGCTCGGAGGTTCTTTTGTCCTCGGCAAGGAGACCTTGCTTGCGATCCTGCTCAATTTTTATACGACGGGGATGCAAAATGCTTCGACCATGTTCCGGGATACGACGGGCATGTTCCGAAGGGGAAGGTACAGCCCGTTGATCGCAGCGGCAATGAACATCGGATTATCGATTACGCTTGCACGCTTCATCGGGATGCCGGGAGTATTCCTCGGAACAGTCATTAGCCGATTGCTAACCTATTTTTGGGTTGATCCTTATTTGCTTCATAAGCACGTATTCTTGCAACCGCTGCGCCCTTATTTTACCCGTTACGCACTGCATGCCGTGTTAGTTCTTCTGGCGGCATCCTTATGCGGCTGGCTTGCAGGATTACTCACGCTGCCGCTGTTATGGGATATCGCCGTCAGGGTCCTGCTGTGCCTGTCCGTAACGAACCTGATCTTCTATGTGTGCTTTCGCAAATCGAGCGAGTTTATCTACTTAACGAACATAGCCAAGGCGAATATGGGAAAGCTGCCGATCCTTACTAAATTCAATCCGGTCATACGGAGAGAGGAGACAAGGTAA
- the galE gene encoding UDP-glucose 4-epimerase GalE, which yields MAILITGGAGYIGSHTCVEMLEAGYDIVVLDNFSNSHPEAIRRISDITGKGFAFYEADLLDEQRLNRIFEGHRIDAVIHFAGLKAVGESVQVPLEYYHTNLTSTLVLCRAMAKHGVYSLVFSSSASVYGVPECVPISEEASLGAVSPYGRTKQMIEQVLQDLASSDPRWGISILRYFNPVGAHKSGKIGESPNGTPNNLMPFITQVAVGRLPSLKVYGSDYPTKDGTGIRDYIHVVDLAQGHLKALEHLDHINGVEFYNLGTGRGFTVLEMIHSFEKVSGIQIPYEIVGRRPGDIGICYADPTKSHISLGWFPKYGITDMCEDSWNWQVHNPQGYCERITAG from the coding sequence ATGGCCATTTTGATCACGGGTGGCGCCGGTTATATCGGAAGCCATACTTGCGTAGAAATGCTGGAGGCGGGATATGATATCGTCGTTCTTGATAATTTCTCCAACAGCCATCCGGAAGCGATTCGTCGGATTTCGGATATTACGGGCAAAGGATTTGCTTTTTATGAAGCGGATCTTCTCGACGAGCAACGCTTGAATCGGATATTCGAGGGACATCGCATCGATGCCGTGATCCATTTTGCCGGCCTGAAAGCGGTTGGGGAGTCGGTTCAGGTGCCGCTTGAATACTACCATACGAATCTTACCAGCACGCTGGTTCTGTGCAGGGCGATGGCCAAGCATGGCGTGTACAGCCTGGTATTCAGCTCATCCGCCTCGGTGTATGGGGTACCGGAATGTGTTCCCATTTCGGAGGAAGCCAGCCTTGGGGCGGTGAGTCCCTATGGAAGAACCAAACAAATGATTGAGCAAGTACTGCAGGATCTGGCTTCTTCTGACCCGAGATGGGGAATTTCCATTCTCAGATATTTCAATCCCGTCGGTGCACATAAAAGCGGAAAGATCGGAGAGAGCCCTAATGGGACGCCTAACAATTTAATGCCGTTTATTACGCAAGTAGCTGTGGGGAGATTGCCGTCGCTTAAAGTATACGGCTCCGATTACCCTACAAAAGACGGTACGGGAATCCGAGATTATATTCATGTCGTGGATTTGGCGCAAGGCCATCTGAAAGCATTGGAGCATTTGGATCATATAAATGGGGTCGAATTTTACAATCTGGGTACAGGCCGGGGGTTTACGGTGCTGGAGATGATCCATTCCTTCGAGAAGGTGTCGGGGATTCAGATTCCCTATGAAATCGTGGGGCGAAGACCAGGGGATATCGGGATATGCTATGCTGATCCGACAAAGTCCCATATAAGCCTGGGGTGGTTCCCGAAATACGGCATTACCGACATGTGTGAAGATAGCTGGAATTGGCAGGTTCATAATCCGCAAGGTTATTGCGAGAGGATCACGGCCGGGTAA
- a CDS encoding anti-repressor SinI family protein, which produces MVEAVTGNNEQLDKDWVAIILTARQMGLSIADIRKLLRDFQAQSDPEWPLHVNSEA; this is translated from the coding sequence ATGGTTGAAGCGGTTACAGGTAACAATGAACAATTGGACAAGGATTGGGTAGCTATTATTTTAACTGCACGACAAATGGGCCTTTCCATTGCGGACATTCGTAAACTTCTTCGCGATTTTCAGGCACAGTCTGATCCTGAATGGCCGCTCCATGTCAATTCAGAAGCATAA
- a CDS encoding helix-turn-helix domain-containing protein: protein MIGERIQILRRKKNYSLSELSERAGVAKSYLSSIERGIQQNPSIQFLEKISVILGVSVEELLQDKEASNEAEVLDEEWTNLVKEAMASGVSKEQFKEFLEYNKWKLTREES from the coding sequence ATGATCGGAGAACGGATTCAAATCCTTCGAAGGAAGAAAAATTACTCACTGTCAGAACTCTCCGAAAGAGCAGGTGTCGCAAAATCCTATTTAAGCTCAATTGAAAGAGGAATTCAGCAGAATCCTTCCATTCAATTTCTGGAGAAGATTAGTGTTATTCTCGGGGTCTCAGTTGAGGAGCTGCTGCAAGACAAGGAAGCTTCGAATGAAGCTGAGGTGTTGGACGAAGAATGGACTAATCTCGTAAAAGAAGCGATGGCTTCTGGCGTAAGTAAAGAGCAATTCAAAGAATTTCTGGAATATAATAAGTGGAAGCTAACACGCGAAGAGTCATGA
- a CDS encoding ABC transporter ATP-binding protein, which yields MNSIILYMKRLHQTAGLQLSINIIGMVISSLLEGMTFLLLIPMLTVGGVLLSEPAWENRLRFLNILHSLPQASSLAIILTVYLLIVVTQNLIHRAVTVRNAEIEQHFSRQLRYENYSALLRAQWPFFINRRTSDLVNALTIETARVLGGISLLLQFITSALFTLLQIIFAFWISPKITLFVIACGAMLAFLSRGFIRKSKQLGSQTSKLAQAYLAGITDQLQGMKDIKSNNLEPSRLEWHQQLTEGTMQEQLDYVRLRLNSQLLYKIASSLLIAGFIFTSFRFFPSEGPSLLIVILLFARLWPRFTSLQSKLEQLASTIPAFKALQQLQRDCKLAADQAITLTESPAPGPGHWFVMQGIEVRNLSFRYQPQLPVYALQNISVHIPAQGMTAIVGKSGAGKSTFIDILMGLMQPESGQILVDGIAITNDNLLAYRRSIGYVAQDPFLYNATIRENLLMVKPSATENELWEALDFSSAAEFVRKLPHQLETLIGDRGIRLSGGERQRLVLARAIIRQPSILVLDEATSALDTENEKKILTALHRLKDRITVIVVAHRLSTIQNAEQILVIHDGKLAEQGTFLSLSSEKKSIFANLLQNQEAQPVNVYTL from the coding sequence ATGAATTCGATTATTCTGTACATGAAGCGGCTTCATCAAACGGCAGGGTTACAATTAAGCATCAACATTATCGGCATGGTGATCAGCAGTCTCCTGGAGGGCATGACATTTCTTCTGCTCATCCCCATGCTTACGGTTGGCGGTGTTCTGTTGTCAGAGCCGGCTTGGGAGAACAGGCTGCGGTTTTTGAACATCCTGCACAGCTTGCCGCAGGCCTCTTCCCTGGCCATCATTCTAACCGTATACCTGCTGATTGTCGTCACTCAGAACCTCATTCATCGAGCCGTTACGGTCCGCAATGCCGAGATAGAGCAACATTTCAGCCGACAACTGCGTTACGAGAATTACAGTGCTCTTCTAAGAGCGCAATGGCCTTTTTTTATAAATCGCAGAACTTCCGATCTGGTGAATGCCCTTACGATCGAAACCGCCAGAGTCTTGGGGGGAATCAGTCTGCTTCTCCAATTCATTACATCTGCCTTGTTTACCCTCCTTCAGATTATTTTCGCCTTCTGGATCTCACCGAAGATAACGCTGTTCGTTATTGCCTGCGGAGCCATGCTTGCTTTTCTTTCCCGCGGATTTATTCGCAAATCCAAGCAGCTCGGCAGCCAGACGTCCAAGCTCGCCCAAGCTTATTTGGCAGGAATCACGGACCAGCTTCAAGGAATGAAAGATATAAAGAGCAATAACCTGGAACCCTCCCGCTTGGAGTGGCACCAGCAGCTTACCGAAGGAACCATGCAAGAGCAGCTGGATTATGTGCGGCTACGGCTGAATTCCCAGCTGTTGTATAAAATAGCGTCCTCACTGCTTATTGCCGGATTTATCTTTACGTCATTTCGTTTTTTTCCGAGTGAGGGGCCGTCTTTATTGATCGTTATCCTGCTCTTTGCCAGGTTGTGGCCGAGATTTACCAGCCTCCAGTCCAAGCTGGAACAATTAGCCTCGACCATCCCGGCCTTCAAGGCTCTTCAGCAATTGCAGCGTGACTGCAAATTGGCCGCAGATCAGGCGATTACGCTTACCGAATCGCCCGCTCCGGGACCTGGCCATTGGTTCGTTATGCAAGGAATCGAAGTCAGAAATCTTTCGTTTCGCTATCAGCCGCAACTGCCTGTGTATGCTTTGCAAAATATCAGCGTTCATATTCCAGCCCAAGGGATGACCGCTATCGTTGGCAAATCAGGGGCCGGCAAGAGCACGTTTATCGATATCCTTATGGGCCTGATGCAGCCTGAATCCGGTCAAATCCTCGTGGATGGCATAGCGATCACGAATGACAACCTGCTCGCGTACAGACGCTCCATCGGGTATGTGGCGCAGGATCCGTTTCTTTATAATGCGACCATAAGAGAAAACCTGTTGATGGTGAAACCGAGTGCCACGGAGAACGAACTGTGGGAAGCCCTCGATTTTTCCTCGGCAGCTGAATTTGTACGCAAGCTTCCTCACCAATTGGAGACGCTCATTGGAGATCGAGGCATTCGTTTGTCAGGAGGAGAACGGCAGCGCCTGGTCCTGGCAAGAGCCATCATCCGGCAGCCTTCTATCCTTGTTCTGGATGAGGCGACAAGCGCACTGGATACGGAGAATGAAAAAAAGATTCTGACCGCTTTACATCGGTTGAAGGATCGCATTACGGTCATTGTGGTTGCCCATAGGCTGTCCACCATCCAAAACGCGGAACAAATTTTAGTCATACATGACGGGAAATTGGCTGAACAGGGAACCTTTTTGTCATTATCCTCAGAAAAAAAGAGCATATTTGCAAATCTTTTACAAAATCAGGAGGCGCAGCCTGTTAACGTCTATACGCTGTAG
- a CDS encoding lasso peptide biosynthesis B2 protein, producing the protein MNRLRRWIWLCLSDRKTFLLFAEAFLYLGWARILLYFPFAKISPLLGRRSMETPEVHDPSHTKTMKHIRSAIQIVSRHTFWESKCLVRAMAGMKMLEKRNLHSTLYLGTGKNKNGELIAHAWLRSGSIYITGAEMMKQFVVVEKFAKSAGTDP; encoded by the coding sequence ATGAACCGGTTGCGAAGATGGATATGGTTATGCCTATCAGATCGGAAGACATTCCTTTTATTCGCGGAAGCTTTTCTTTATTTGGGGTGGGCGCGCATTCTTTTGTATTTCCCGTTCGCGAAGATCTCGCCTCTGCTGGGGAGACGATCCATGGAAACGCCAGAAGTCCATGATCCGTCGCACACGAAAACCATGAAGCATATTCGGAGCGCGATCCAGATCGTGAGCCGGCATACTTTCTGGGAGAGCAAATGCTTGGTAAGGGCGATGGCAGGTATGAAGATGCTTGAAAAAAGAAACCTGCACAGCACGTTATATTTGGGGACCGGGAAAAATAAAAACGGTGAACTGATCGCACACGCCTGGCTCCGCAGCGGCTCGATATACATTACCGGCGCCGAGATGATGAAGCAGTTCGTCGTGGTGGAGAAATTCGCGAAGAGCGCAGGGACAGACCCATGA
- a CDS encoding lasso peptide biosynthesis PqqD family chaperone, whose amino-acid sequence MSKLHSITPVDTLVQCEGHIVSDMAGEKVMLSVQKGKYYNLGTLGGEIWDMLITPVKAEHIIRSILSAYEVESSECEEDILLFLSDLEHEGLIRHVKRL is encoded by the coding sequence ATGAGCAAACTTCATTCGATCACCCCTGTCGATACGCTTGTTCAATGCGAGGGCCATATCGTTAGCGATATGGCCGGCGAGAAAGTGATGTTAAGCGTCCAGAAGGGAAAATACTATAATCTCGGTACGCTTGGAGGCGAGATCTGGGACATGCTTATCACGCCCGTGAAGGCGGAACATATTATCCGATCCATTTTATCCGCATATGAGGTAGAGTCGTCGGAATGCGAGGAAGACATTCTCCTGTTCCTCTCGGATTTGGAGCATGAGGGCTTAATACGGCATGTGAAGCGGCTATGA
- a CDS encoding aldolase, with product MNAVTGAVPLYFSTGIRVPLFSNLQTLGEMSMTERAAVRTDHYKAFGFRIESDFVLPELPLAGEREPLDNITVRRTDLQPLWNSSIHFYGNFAILDHGRTVMFRVPGAAIYAVQDASSILVSPFDQAEENWVRLFILGTCMGILLLQRKIMPLHGSAVAIDGKAYAIIGESGAGKSTLALHLMSEGYPLLSDDVIPVVMTRGSPWVVPSYPQQKLWVDTLKHMGMDNANYTPLYERNTKFAVPAGSNFHEKPLPLASIFELVPWDAATHIAPIQGMERFRVLFHHTYRNLLVQPLGLMEWHFKTLSSFIRQVGMYRLHRPMVGFSTLDLTSHILNIIRQGENDQ from the coding sequence ATGAATGCGGTTACTGGTGCGGTACCCTTATACTTCTCAACGGGTATAAGGGTTCCCCTGTTCTCAAATTTACAAACTCTTGGAGAGATGAGCATGACCGAACGAGCAGCGGTAAGGACTGACCATTATAAAGCTTTTGGCTTCCGTATTGAGAGCGACTTTGTATTACCGGAACTGCCTCTGGCTGGCGAGCGCGAGCCTCTGGACAACATTACGGTACGGCGGACAGACTTGCAGCCTCTCTGGAACAGCTCCATTCATTTCTATGGAAACTTCGCTATTCTGGATCACGGCCGTACGGTTATGTTTCGGGTACCTGGGGCTGCCATATATGCGGTACAGGATGCCTCCTCCATCCTGGTCTCTCCGTTCGATCAGGCGGAAGAGAATTGGGTTCGGCTTTTTATTCTGGGGACTTGTATGGGCATTCTATTGCTGCAGCGCAAAATTATGCCTTTGCACGGCAGCGCCGTAGCTATTGACGGGAAAGCCTATGCCATTATCGGCGAATCCGGGGCGGGCAAATCCACCTTGGCCTTGCACCTGATGTCCGAGGGATATCCGCTGCTTAGCGATGATGTTATTCCCGTCGTGATGACTCGAGGCTCTCCTTGGGTTGTTCCATCTTACCCGCAGCAAAAATTATGGGTGGACACATTGAAGCACATGGGAATGGACAATGCCAATTACACCCCGCTTTATGAGCGTAATACGAAATTTGCCGTGCCCGCGGGGTCCAACTTTCATGAAAAACCACTTCCGTTGGCAAGTATCTTTGAGCTGGTTCCCTGGGATGCAGCCACTCATATTGCGCCGATCCAGGGGATGGAGCGCTTTCGCGTCCTCTTTCACCATACGTACCGTAATTTGTTGGTACAGCCGCTGGGATTGATGGAATGGCACTTCAAGACCCTGTCATCCTTCATTCGCCAGGTCGGGATGTACCGTCTGCACCGTCCCATGGTTGGATTCAGCACGCTTGATCTGACATCGCATATCTTAAACATTATCCGGCAAGGAGAGAATGACCAATGA
- a CDS encoding paeninodin family lasso peptide — MKKQYSKPSLEVLDVHQTMAGPGLSTPDAFQPDPDEDVHYDPMDS; from the coding sequence ATGAAAAAGCAGTACAGCAAGCCATCCCTTGAAGTGTTGGATGTTCATCAGACCATGGCTGGACCGGGTCTCTCTACGCCGGATGCTTTCCAGCCGGACCCGGATGAAGATGTGCATTACGATCCGATGGATAGCTAG